GAAAATAAAAGAAGGCCAGATTCCCGCACTCAGCGAACAAGAGTTAAAAGACTTACAGATACAACTGCCAACCCAGCAGTAGTATTTACGAATCATATTTTAAAAGCCTCCGTTTCCGGAGGCTTTTCTATTTCAGGTTAATTGTAAGGCTATTGCAGGTCTACGTGTAAAGAGGCGATAGCATGACCGCCATAGAACTTGCGGGCTGCCTTGTTAAAGTCTTCAGGCGCATCTGTCGTATAGAAGCTGCTGTTCCCTCCTTTGCTCAACCGGGTTTCCATCTCCGGGTGCCTTTGCAGGTAGTTTTCAAGACTATCTGCCACAATAGCTCCCTGGCTCACCACATTCACATTCGCAGGCAGAAACTGCTTTATCTTGTCCTGCAGCAGCGGGTAATGTGTGCAGGCAAGTAGCACTGTATCGATATCAGGCTGCTTTTCCAGCAGCTGATGTACGTTCTTACGAATGAAATAATCCGCACCTTCATTCTCATATTCATTGTTTTCGACAAGAGGCACCCATATTGGACATGCCTGCTGCGATACCTGGATCTCCGGGAAGAACTTTTCTATTTCAAGAAGATAAGACTGCGACTGTACCGTGCCATTGGTGGCAAGAATGCCCACCTTGTTCGACCTGGTGTAATTGCCAATTACTTCGGATGTAGGCCTGATAACACCCAGCACCCTGTTATCAGGAGCTATTACGGGCAGATCTTTCTGCTGGATAGAACGCAGCGCTTTGGCGGAAGCCGTGTTACAGGCCAGTATCACAAGCGGGCATCCCTGCGCAAAAAGCCATTGAACGCTTTGCAGTGTATACTGATAAACCGTTTCAAAAGACCGCGACCCATAAGGCGCCCGGCCATTATCGCCCAGGTACAGATAATCATATCCGGGCAGTTTGGCTACTATTTCACGTAGCACTGTTAGTCCGCCATATCCTGAATCAAAAACCCCTATCGGATGTGTAACCGGTTCCATATGTATTCATTTCATAAGTACCTGAA
This Filimonas effusa DNA region includes the following protein-coding sequences:
- the murI gene encoding glutamate racemase, encoding MEPVTHPIGVFDSGYGGLTVLREIVAKLPGYDYLYLGDNGRAPYGSRSFETVYQYTLQSVQWLFAQGCPLVILACNTASAKALRSIQQKDLPVIAPDNRVLGVIRPTSEVIGNYTRSNKVGILATNGTVQSQSYLLEIEKFFPEIQVSQQACPIWVPLVENNEYENEGADYFIRKNVHQLLEKQPDIDTVLLACTHYPLLQDKIKQFLPANVNVVSQGAIVADSLENYLQRHPEMETRLSKGGNSSFYTTDAPEDFNKAARKFYGGHAIASLHVDLQ